The DNA region CAAGTAAACTGCTTATAAATTATTTGAAGTTAAATTTAGTTttctctttgtttattttttcagtTCAAGAAGAGGGTTTGTTGAAATTGTGGCAAGGTGTGACACCAGCAATCTACCGGCATATCGGTAAGGAAGCAATAAAAAGCCATAATTGCTGGTTCCCTCGCAATACTGGCTTTCTCAaaagtcaaaaatgaaaaaattgtgTCCCATTTATTGTTATGAAAATGCTGGTACCTGTGTTTCCAAATTGTTGACACGGTTTCAGTTTCAAACACAACTTTCTGTGGGTGTTTCTGCATTACTTTGCCTTCTTAAAATGTAAGGCCAAGTTTGCTGTTTAGATGTAGGTTTATCACTGGGTAGAAATCCTTACTGTTGAGGTTAAAGGAACTGAATACCCAACAAGctatgaccagggcccaatttcataaagcatagtaagcacaaaaattgcttagcataaaaaacttttgcttagcaaaaataggttactaGTCAGAACACCACACAGTTACCATTGCTTTGACTTGTACCCTGATCATATCTTGCTAAGCCAAGCAATTTGCTAagaagaattttctgcttaacagctttgtgaaattgggcccttagttggggccaatttcatagagctggttaagcaaaaaatttgctgaaGCATGAAAaaagcttgcttattttacacatgttgctggccaaatgtcatggcatatacattgcttgtgactaattgttttacttagcataaaaattgagtggagtcctggccggtattctgattttactaagcaaggatgtttttgcttaagcaacattttttgcttaagcagctctatgaaattgggcccaggcttgTTAATGCATGGGGAGAACACAGGGTTGGGAGGGAGTCATGCAAACATTATGAGGGACTTAATATAAAGGCAGAATTTGAAACTGTAGATATTTGGTTTCTTCTCATTTTCATTCTGGCATTGTGAAAGTTGTTCTGGTCCATCATCAATTTAGAACTATAAGCCCCaacagtcttgtggattttgcCCACACATTTCAGCCCTGACGAATTTTCAATAATATGATTTTTCTTGTGTTTTCTGCAACAGTTTATACAGGCTGTAGGATGGGAGCGTATGAGTACATCCGAGAAAATGTTCTTCATAGGCGCAGTGATGGTTCCTTTGCAGTGTGGTGAGTAAACAAAGATTCATTCTCaacaatatttgttgttgttttaattttagagTTCTAGTtatccacaagggaaactgaattAGTACATTTAATTCAATGTATGGGTTAACTGCTCTGCCCTGACACACAATGTAAGTAAAAACAGAATAAACATACACACTTAAAACTTAAATGGTctgttttaaagcaatattttgggGGTACTTTTTCAGTGTAAGTTTTGAATGCTTAGTGTTGCCCAAAAAACTACATACAATACAGCCAGTATTCAACAGATGTTAAAACCTGGTTTAGTATTGATGAACGGGTAACAATTGCTTCATTGCTACACTAGATTAATCTTaattgattttgattgatttaattgATCTGATCATATAACTAGGCGCAACATTCTTCAAACTTTAATCTGTTTTCTAATTTGTTTAACTTATCCTCagaaaaaatcagaaaaattgttaCATAGTCTGTCACAGTTTGaaccacatgtacatgtagctcagtcaTTCTACCCATtaacagagatgccaacattgaactttaaaaaagagtagcatatCCCAAAAGTTAAGGGGGAGCgtggcttgggctccctaaaccgatctttctattacattctacaatgctaattagctcattttcaggcattgtcgtgaaataacaattacctctgtatgcaccaccagaacagctacaaatgtttataatggccagtgaaaaaaaaaatctggaaaaaaaaaaaaacaaatccctcatcttctgactttgtttcaaaaaaaaaaaacataacaaagggtggccttacttaaatgtttttgttttaatggtcagaaatgcaacaacaagctattgggagagagaaaaaaaaaaaaaaaaaaaaacgtgtccggattttgggcaaaaaatacgtgtccgtattttgggcattgtctggacatcggcgctacattactagtaagaaaacatggaaactgtctagcttagatctcacaggccactcagttgaaggtattttggTTCAGAAGGTCTtcttttttgtcgccattatttcttactttttgtgccaagcttcgatgaagaacatgtacagacagcgcgggcacaataatagtggatacatgaggaatgaggttactgtgacacgttagctcacacacaacctcattccccacgcacgtgtgctcTATTCCCCatggtgtaatagagatcaatgggtacgatcttgcagcaatgcactagcgtaaaaatactcaccggccagccagcgggggagagggcacgcaacaatcattacgtcgagacacgtataatgttcgagtgaattcgccgctattattcaacactgcgttctaaaattaaaagtgttttttcttttctgttacaattattttgatatttttcttaatttttatttccacttaatagttcattcgttgtttgcatgtattgtacgatttaatacaattatattgggcggttgtttggcgtgttttattgagtattatcgtagcgtcgtagtcacggctcgaaatcgtatttgctacgcccaaatcgtgtatgttggtatctctgcatTAAAAGTGTCATACATTACTTCCAAAGCCAAAGGCAAACTACCAAAAGACACTTCATCCAGTTGGTGTTGAGAACTGGGaagttaaaacaattttcattttaaaacaacacaaaaaccattattttaatttgattgataTTTCAAGAAGTTTGAAGGTGTGcgatcaaaagttgataaaggTATTAATAGCTTTGtccttgaatttgtttttcgtCCATTGAGCTTTGTACAAATGGTGCCTGCAAGAAGTCTAGGCTCTGTAGCTCTTTTGTAACAGGTGTCGCAGGTTACATTGTCTATACACCACCGttatattttgtgtgtattttctACATAAAGGAAGGCGGCTATTGCAGGGATGCTGGCCGGTATGATTGGTCAATTTATTGCCAGTCCAACGGACCTGGTCAAAGTTCAGATGCAGATGGAGGGTCGGAGGGTGTTAGAGGGCAAACCACCAAGGTCAGTCAAGTACAACTCAGCTTATACCCATACCTCCCATTTGATAATACAGGTTTGCTTTCCACCATGAAGCGCTTGGCACGTTTTAGTAGGGTTTGTTGTCTAACAATATTTccaggaaaataaatacaaacaatcattTGTAATACCACCCTGTATTAGCTCATTTTTGGCTGTGTTGTGAAAAGCAGGTGTTGTGAAAAGCATAAACAATTGAATTAATTTTTCTCAACCACCCTGTAGGGCGAGTGTAGTGCACTCACTGGAACAAAATTCCCAGGAAAGCCTTGTGAGTACTGTATGGAATGCGCGCAATAttaatcaataaattattttcattattatcaacTAAAATACTATCATTTTATCGTTGTTTCTCTTAAGGCTTTCAATACAGAACTGAAGAAATTGCTCTTTACACAAGCTTCATGTGTTCTAGATTCTGAGCAAtgggttctcacaatgttcaatCATTGTATTGCCGAAGCACCTTGAGTGATGTATTTGAgaatgtgcgctttataaatccattcactattaatattatcattacTGATTATCTCCACAGGTTTTAATCCTACTGAACAAGTTTGAAACTGACATATTATCGGCTTGTGATTATTTACAGAGTCAAAAGTGCCTTACATACATTTGCCAAAATTCTCAGGGAAGGTGGGATCCGAGGTTTGTGGAAGGGCTGGATACCAAATGTACAGAGAGCAGCATTAGTCAACATGGGAGGTACAGTATAATAATAGACCCCCTTGTATTGGCTGCCATCGATaatgtcaaacaatggaaacatgcaTGCGTCTGGGCGCCGCGCACAACTCTTACCCAATGATTTACTTCTGTGCGGGCACCGTTTGGGTCTTTTGATATCACGTGCATTAATGCGACGGCAAAGACCAAGTTTGCGCTGGACTATCATTGACCATAGTTTGACTCACATTGCCCAAACTCTGTGTAGTTGAACTATGCACTAATTGACTACTAGAGTGGACAAGGTATGTATAACAAAATTATACCATATCTCAAGTCGAAAGTTGTGATGACGACTTGATGACGACACAGTCATTCACACTCCAACTTCTGTACGCATGCCCATGTTAATTTTCACCAATGTCACCTGTGGCTATTATCTTCTGGGCTCGCTATTTTTTGGAAGTGAAATTGTACGTAAAAGTCATGGTAATCTTTTTAAGACTGCACCGCCTAAAATGGACACTACACTGTAGTGACAATCGTCTGGTGAATGTACATGGACCTGGCCCAAACTGTAGACACCCTGACTTCACCCTGTCCTCACGTAAAAGAGACCAACTTTTGCTGTGTGTTTATCTTTCAGATCTAGCCACCTACGACACCTCCAAACATCTCATACTCAAGCACACAGAATTCAGCGACAACTGGATAACACATGGTTTAGCAAGGTATACATTGACATAAGTCGCAACTAcaatttttcaactactcggtcTATCGAACTGCtacgactactacaaaaatagacGTGACTACCTGTTTAGTTACCAACACTCGTGATTATTCTCggcaacataatttacttttacgaaacacaatcagacatcagtgacacaaccCTTTCAGCGTGAACTTTACTATTGCGGCATTGGCAAACATtatgccgcaatgcatcttgggaactCAAAATTAgttgttacatgtatataaatacaaattaataggcCAGTTAAATGATTCATTCCGTGATTGGAATTGATATGCgaaggtcttggaaccaagactagggggggggggggggtgtttggtTACTTCACTTGCCCATCTCCTTTTGCAAACCTTCGAGTGACGATACTGCTGTGGCTTCATTCTGCTGGAGCTCTTGCCAGCTTCTACTGGTGGCTGGCCTTTAACTTCTTGTACGTGTAGTTGCAGCCAACTCAACTGGTTTGAGTTTTTGATGGTCTTGTTTATATCGTATTGTATTATTGTCATTTGTTTCTTACTTCCACAGTGGCTGCTCAGGTCTGGTTGCAGCCTCTTTAAGTACACCAGCAGATGTAATTAAAACACGGGTAATGAACCAGCCTACCGATGCCAGCGGCCGGGGGCTGCTCTATAGGTCGTCTATGGACTGCTTATTAAAATGTGTCAGGAATGAAGGGTTCTGGACGTTGTATAAAGGCTTCTTCCCTATATGGGCCAGAATGGTACGTCAATCAAATCAAGTCCTGTTTGGTTTCTTTTGCGTTCAGAAAACCAATAGAGTATTTGTGATCAATAAGTGTACAATGCCGATCACACATCACTAAAGATAATATCATTATTAAATTAGACGGTTTGTTTGTACGCATTGCATttgaatttacttttttttgtgttgaataaaaataaaacaattcttgGTATAAATCTTCAGTGCTTTGCTATTTCTTTCAGGCTCCTTGGTCATTGACATTCTGGGTGTCTTATGAGGAGATCCGACACATGACAGGAGTGCATTCCTTCTGATTGCATTCCTTCTGATTGCAGACTACTGGAGCATCCAACACAGAGGAACTGTTACTTCATCAAAGTCGATGGATCAACACAAACTATCTCTGCGCCTACTGGTATCAATTTAACCGTTAGACGATCtttctagttggtaagacactgcactAGAACTGCAAAAgttcctgggttcgaatccaacccgagttagtatgcctgtgattgttttttcacagaactcgggtaagtacagagtatacagtgcattacacatcggtg from Asterias rubens chromosome 7, eAstRub1.3, whole genome shotgun sequence includes:
- the LOC117292697 gene encoding mitochondrial uncoupling protein 4-like, whose product is MSTGGGEPVLPAAAGAAGAAVGSPAGRGEDASAPAPAAGRRIFDPNSFVFKYFLSACAATVAETVTYPLDLTKTRLQLQGEHASARHYGVAAEAIPYRGMVRTAVGVVQEEGLLKLWQGVTPAIYRHIVYTGCRMGAYEYIRENVLHRRSDGSFAVWKAAIAGMLAGMIGQFIASPTDLVKVQMQMEGRRVLEGKPPRVKSALHTFAKILREGGIRGLWKGWIPNVQRAALVNMGDLATYDTSKHLILKHTEFSDNWITHGLASGCSGLVAASLSTPADVIKTRVMNQPTDASGRGLLYRSSMDCLLKCVRNEGFWTLYKGFFPIWARMAPWSLTFWVSYEEIRHMTGVHSF